One window of the Mycobacteriales bacterium genome contains the following:
- a CDS encoding DUF899 family protein, giving the protein MTTTPDHPTTAPPGRPPVVDRATWQAARDELLIREKAHTHEGDAIAAARRRLPMVEFDGTVEVVGPDGPVPFLDLFQGRDELVVYQHMWYDGAPHQGQCEGCTTTAWHLRDVVYLNARGVSVAILTEGRWDEVAPYVEFMGYPQPWYSVRDVDAPVGGSMGDIT; this is encoded by the coding sequence ATGACGACCACGCCGGACCACCCGACCACCGCGCCGCCCGGCCGCCCGCCCGTGGTCGACCGGGCCACCTGGCAGGCCGCCCGGGACGAGCTCCTGATCCGCGAGAAGGCCCACACCCACGAGGGTGACGCCATCGCCGCGGCCCGTCGCCGGCTGCCGATGGTGGAGTTCGACGGGACGGTCGAGGTCGTCGGACCCGACGGCCCGGTCCCGTTCCTGGACCTGTTCCAGGGCCGCGACGAGCTCGTCGTCTACCAGCACATGTGGTACGACGGGGCGCCGCACCAGGGGCAGTGCGAGGGCTGCACCACCACGGCCTGGCACCTGAGGGACGTGGTCTACCTCAACGCCCGCGGCGTCTCGGTCGCCATCCTGACCGAGGGCCGTTGGGACGAGGTGGCCCCCTACGTCGAGTTCATGGGCTACCCCCAGCCCTGGTACTCGGTGCGCGACGTGGACGCGCCGGTCGGCGGCAGCATGGGCGATATCACCT
- a CDS encoding acyl-CoA dehydrogenase family protein gives MQRTLFESEHDAFREMVRSFLDRSVAGRHEQWEKAGLVDRDVWVEAGKQGMLGMDVPEEYGGGGVPDFRYNAVLDEEIIRIGATGLGFGLHNDIVGPYLLSLTTQEQKRRWLPGFCAGEIITAIAMSEPGAGSDLQRIRTHAGKDGDDWVLSGSKTFITNGINADLVLVVARTDPDAEGARGISLLAVERGMPGFERGRNLDKIGMKAQDTAELFFDEVRLPAENLVGQENRGFVHLMENLPQERLSIAVVAVAACEAVLALTLDYVKQRQAFGRPIGSFQNSRFVMAELTTQTTVARTYVDECVRAHLRGELTVQDAAMAKWWTTDLQNKVADACLQLHGGYGYMSEYPVSKAWLDGRVQSIYGGTNEIMKEIVGRGLGL, from the coding sequence ATGCAGCGCACGCTCTTCGAGTCCGAGCACGACGCCTTCCGGGAGATGGTCCGCTCGTTCCTGGACCGCTCGGTGGCCGGCCGGCACGAGCAGTGGGAGAAGGCCGGCCTGGTCGACCGCGACGTCTGGGTCGAGGCCGGCAAGCAGGGCATGCTCGGCATGGACGTGCCCGAGGAGTACGGCGGGGGCGGCGTCCCCGACTTCCGCTACAACGCCGTGCTCGACGAGGAGATCATCCGGATCGGCGCGACCGGGCTCGGCTTCGGCCTGCACAACGACATCGTCGGGCCCTATCTCCTGTCCCTGACCACGCAGGAGCAGAAGCGGCGCTGGCTGCCCGGGTTCTGCGCCGGCGAGATCATCACCGCGATCGCGATGAGCGAGCCGGGCGCGGGCTCGGACCTGCAGCGGATCCGTACGCACGCCGGCAAGGACGGCGACGACTGGGTGCTGTCGGGGTCCAAGACGTTCATCACCAACGGGATCAACGCCGACCTCGTGCTGGTGGTGGCCCGGACCGACCCGGACGCGGAGGGCGCCCGCGGCATCAGCCTGCTCGCCGTCGAGCGCGGCATGCCCGGCTTCGAGCGCGGCCGGAACCTGGACAAGATCGGGATGAAGGCGCAGGACACCGCCGAGCTGTTCTTCGACGAGGTCCGGCTGCCGGCCGAGAACCTGGTCGGCCAGGAGAACCGCGGCTTCGTGCACCTGATGGAGAACCTGCCCCAGGAGCGGCTGTCGATCGCGGTCGTCGCGGTCGCGGCCTGCGAGGCGGTGCTCGCGCTGACGCTGGACTACGTGAAGCAGCGGCAGGCGTTCGGGCGCCCGATCGGCTCGTTCCAGAACTCGCGGTTCGTCATGGCCGAGCTGACCACGCAGACGACGGTGGCCCGGACGTACGTGGACGAGTGCGTGCGGGCCCACCTGCGTGGCGAGCTGACCGTGCAGGACGCGGCGATGGCGAAGTGGTGGACGACCGACCTGCAGAACAAGGTCGCCGACGCCTGCCTGCAGCTGCACGGCGGGTACGGCTACATGAGCGAGTACCCGGTCTCCAAGGCCTGGCTCGACGGCCGGGTCCAGTCCATCTACGGCGGCACCAACGAGATCATGAAGGAGATCGTCGGCCGCGGTCTCGGCCTCTGA
- a CDS encoding FUSC family protein, whose protein sequence is MRGLIGWIRGRHPGRPALARALRAAVVIPIAFAVAQLLTNNTQMPTFAAFGSFALLLFLDPPGPARARLLTYGLVAGIGTVSISIATACSMSVWTAVPAMAVVGFVVLMAASLGSYAAGATTAMLLTFVLPVSIPVTWSELPWRLAGWGVAAAFSVPAGMLLRPRPAPSPLRAGAAASCRALGALLVAEAGSDPVAQPAAAAAAAAAALRREFAGTPYRPGGAGDTDRALAVLVDQLDWMAGVAAEVAASDRDGHPCRGEIDTVVGVAGALLDRCATGLLTADSDDPIRNGLRALRAARSRAATATLDRIGAADGEFPVTSARDPSFAARALGFAAQTVAEHVLQVRGAGWRTASLRRWTSAAGELTRQQLDRRSSILRAAVRGAAGLALAVLLATELGVQHAFWVVLGSLSVLRSSALGTGATAVRAVLGTAFGVAIGGAVLVGVGTNHTVLWILLPITILVAGIAPTAISFAAGQAAFTVVVVVLFTIIAPKGQALGLIRIEDVALGCGVSVVVGALFWPRGAAIAFGSALDDAYGAASDRVRSIVHTLTGRPTPNEKNRALAARQRLDDAFRQFLAEPGAKRVPMEDVAALAGAATRLRLVADSLDELCASDSRGPLPGELAEAGAELRAVVDGVDLWYRTLGDLLAGRRSTVPSADPPDSQLPGHIIGHLRTGVGAGDAAAGRQALLLLWSAQHLDSLRRAEPDLVDSAGVVAGLRRRSRTAP, encoded by the coding sequence GTGCGCGGGCTGATCGGCTGGATCCGGGGACGGCACCCCGGGCGTCCCGCGCTGGCCCGGGCGCTGCGGGCCGCGGTCGTCATCCCGATCGCGTTCGCGGTCGCCCAGCTGCTCACGAACAACACCCAGATGCCGACGTTCGCCGCGTTCGGCTCGTTCGCGCTGCTGCTGTTCCTCGACCCGCCCGGTCCGGCCCGGGCCCGGCTGCTGACGTACGGGCTGGTGGCCGGGATCGGGACGGTCTCGATCTCGATCGCGACGGCCTGCTCGATGTCGGTCTGGACGGCCGTGCCGGCGATGGCGGTCGTCGGGTTCGTGGTGCTCATGGCCGCCTCGCTCGGCTCGTACGCGGCCGGGGCGACGACGGCGATGCTGCTGACCTTCGTGCTGCCGGTGTCGATCCCGGTGACCTGGTCGGAGCTGCCCTGGCGGCTGGCCGGCTGGGGCGTGGCGGCGGCGTTCTCGGTGCCGGCCGGGATGCTGTTGCGGCCGCGCCCGGCGCCGTCCCCGCTGCGGGCGGGGGCGGCGGCGAGCTGCCGGGCGCTCGGGGCGCTGCTGGTGGCCGAGGCCGGCTCCGACCCGGTCGCGCAGCCGGCGGCGGCCGCGGCCGCGGCGGCCGCGGCGCTGCGCAGGGAGTTCGCGGGTACCCCGTACCGGCCGGGCGGGGCGGGCGACACCGACCGGGCGCTGGCCGTGCTGGTCGACCAGCTGGACTGGATGGCCGGCGTCGCGGCCGAGGTCGCCGCCTCCGACCGGGACGGGCACCCCTGCCGGGGCGAGATCGACACCGTGGTCGGGGTGGCCGGGGCGCTGCTGGACCGGTGCGCGACCGGGCTGCTCACCGCGGACTCCGACGACCCGATCCGCAACGGCCTGCGGGCGCTGCGGGCGGCCCGGAGCCGGGCCGCGACCGCGACGCTGGACCGGATCGGCGCGGCCGACGGTGAGTTCCCGGTGACCAGCGCGCGGGACCCGTCCTTCGCGGCCCGGGCGCTGGGGTTCGCGGCGCAGACCGTGGCCGAGCACGTGCTGCAGGTGCGCGGGGCGGGCTGGCGGACCGCGTCACTGCGCCGCTGGACCAGCGCCGCCGGCGAGCTGACCCGGCAGCAGCTGGACCGCCGGTCCTCGATCCTGCGCGCGGCCGTGCGGGGTGCGGCCGGGCTGGCGCTGGCCGTGCTGCTGGCGACCGAGCTCGGTGTGCAGCATGCGTTCTGGGTCGTGCTCGGCTCGCTGTCGGTGCTGCGCTCCAGCGCGCTGGGGACCGGCGCCACCGCCGTACGGGCCGTGCTCGGGACCGCGTTCGGGGTCGCGATCGGCGGCGCCGTGCTGGTCGGCGTCGGCACCAACCACACGGTGCTCTGGATCCTGCTGCCGATCACGATCCTGGTCGCCGGGATCGCGCCGACCGCCATCTCGTTCGCCGCCGGGCAGGCCGCGTTCACCGTCGTCGTCGTCGTGCTGTTCACGATCATCGCGCCCAAGGGTCAGGCGCTCGGGCTGATCCGGATCGAGGACGTCGCGCTCGGCTGCGGTGTCTCGGTCGTGGTCGGGGCGCTGTTCTGGCCGCGCGGGGCCGCGATCGCGTTCGGGTCGGCGCTGGACGACGCGTACGGGGCCGCCTCGGACCGGGTCCGCTCGATCGTGCACACGCTGACCGGCCGGCCGACGCCGAACGAGAAGAACCGCGCGCTGGCCGCCCGGCAGCGGCTGGACGACGCGTTCCGGCAGTTCCTGGCCGAGCCCGGGGCCAAGCGGGTGCCGATGGAGGACGTCGCCGCGCTGGCCGGCGCCGCGACCCGGCTGCGGCTGGTGGCCGACTCGCTGGACGAGCTCTGCGCATCGGACTCGCGCGGGCCACTGCCGGGCGAGCTGGCCGAGGCCGGGGCCGAGCTGCGGGCGGTCGTCGACGGCGTCGACCTCTGGTACCGGACGCTGGGCGACCTGCTGGCCGGCCGCCGCTCGACCGTCCCGTCCGCCGACCCGCCGGACTCGCAGCTGCCCGGCCACATCATCGGGCACCTGCGGACCGGGGTCGGGGCCGGCGACGCGGCCGCCGGGCGGCAGGCGCTGCTGCTGCTCTGGAGCGCGCAGCACCTGGACAGCCTGCGCCGGGCCGAGCCCGACCTGGTCGACTCCGCGGGCGTGGTCGCCGGGCTGCGCCGCCGGTCCCGGACGGCCCCCTGA
- a CDS encoding glycoside hydrolase family 15 protein, with translation MGRVGRTITMLAAAVLATGLLATPAHAAGNAPGAPGGGAAWTTGAKVAVGTATTTASPVWFTAANGITSEVFYPRIDIPQVQDLQYVVTDGATFTDLERDATTHAVAMPDERSLEYTITNTARSGRYRITTTYVTDPARAGLLLRTRFQSLDGGSYRLYVLLNPSLGGGGAGDTAGWDTTRGALVASDTGVGSALAASPAFVAHSSGYSGSVSDGLSDLTAHRTLTNQYDTATAAGNVVQVGQLPVGPDTTVTLALGFGADRTAAATTAAAALTGGFAAAETAYRSGWNSYLTGRTVPASVSADALRRRTYLVGLMSLHAAEDKTFPGASVAGFATPWGDVVSGDVLSDGYHRVWARDLYQQATALIAAGDTAQATRMTRWLWDRQQITAWTQGDGVFYGPGSFPRYSTVAGVAGSTPQQLGCCEQLDEDAFPIVLADQLGLLDAATWAKVKLTADHIVAFGPDTPGERWEEQGGKSPSTIAAEIAGLVCAADIARRNGDTTSALSYESTADSWRAQLDGWTFTTTGSFGDHRYYERIEHDTNPNDTVARTLEDGTWWERDLVDGGLLDLVRLGIRPAAYGPVTESLPELDAVDEVVTPNGAMWHRYNHDSYGESQVDGTGWAANHGSRTGRLWPLLSGERGEYELAAGRPAASYLQTMANAGDDGFFVPEQVWDRPAQFGFTFGETTGSAAPLLWAEAQYVRLAVSVDAGRPVERPAAVTTRYGT, from the coding sequence ATGGGACGAGTCGGGCGGACGATCACCATGCTGGCCGCGGCGGTGCTCGCCACCGGGCTGCTCGCGACGCCGGCCCACGCGGCCGGCAACGCCCCCGGCGCTCCCGGCGGCGGCGCGGCCTGGACGACCGGGGCCAAGGTCGCGGTCGGGACCGCCACCACCACCGCCTCGCCGGTCTGGTTCACCGCCGCGAACGGGATCACCTCCGAGGTGTTCTATCCGCGTATCGACATCCCGCAGGTGCAGGACCTGCAGTACGTGGTGACCGACGGCGCGACGTTCACCGACCTGGAGCGGGACGCGACCACGCATGCGGTCGCGATGCCGGACGAGCGGTCGCTGGAGTACACGATCACCAACACCGCCCGCAGCGGCCGCTACCGGATCACCACGACGTACGTGACCGATCCGGCCCGGGCGGGCCTGCTGCTGCGGACCCGGTTCCAGTCCCTCGACGGCGGCAGCTACCGGCTCTACGTGCTGCTCAACCCGTCGCTGGGCGGGGGTGGCGCGGGCGACACGGCCGGCTGGGACACCACCCGCGGCGCGCTCGTCGCGAGCGACACCGGGGTGGGCTCGGCGCTGGCGGCGTCGCCGGCGTTCGTCGCGCACTCCTCCGGCTACAGCGGCAGCGTCAGCGACGGGTTGTCCGACCTGACCGCGCACCGCACGCTGACCAACCAGTACGACACGGCCACCGCGGCCGGCAACGTGGTCCAGGTCGGCCAGCTGCCGGTCGGCCCGGACACCACGGTCACGCTCGCGCTCGGCTTCGGCGCCGACCGGACCGCCGCGGCGACGACCGCGGCGGCCGCGCTGACCGGCGGTTTCGCGGCGGCCGAGACCGCGTACCGGTCGGGCTGGAACTCCTACCTGACCGGTAGGACGGTTCCCGCCAGCGTGTCGGCGGACGCGCTGCGGCGGCGGACGTACCTGGTCGGGCTGATGAGCCTGCACGCGGCCGAGGACAAGACGTTCCCGGGCGCCAGCGTGGCCGGGTTCGCGACGCCCTGGGGTGACGTCGTCAGCGGTGACGTCCTGTCCGACGGCTACCACCGGGTCTGGGCCCGCGATCTCTACCAGCAGGCGACCGCGCTGATCGCGGCCGGCGACACCGCGCAGGCGACCCGGATGACCCGCTGGCTCTGGGACCGCCAGCAGATCACCGCCTGGACCCAGGGCGACGGCGTCTTCTACGGCCCGGGCTCGTTCCCGCGCTACTCGACCGTCGCCGGGGTGGCCGGCTCGACCCCGCAGCAGCTGGGCTGCTGCGAGCAGCTGGACGAGGACGCGTTCCCGATCGTGCTGGCCGACCAGCTCGGCCTCCTCGACGCCGCGACCTGGGCCAAGGTCAAGCTCACCGCCGACCACATCGTCGCCTTCGGACCGGACACGCCGGGCGAGCGCTGGGAGGAGCAGGGCGGCAAGTCGCCGTCCACGATCGCGGCCGAGATCGCCGGGCTGGTCTGCGCGGCCGACATCGCCCGCCGCAACGGCGACACGACCAGCGCGCTGTCGTACGAGTCCACGGCGGACTCGTGGCGGGCGCAGCTGGACGGCTGGACGTTCACCACCACCGGGTCGTTCGGCGACCACCGCTACTACGAGCGGATCGAGCACGACACCAACCCGAACGACACGGTCGCGCGGACGCTGGAGGACGGGACCTGGTGGGAGCGGGACCTCGTCGACGGCGGCTTGCTCGACCTGGTCCGGCTGGGCATCCGGCCCGCGGCGTACGGGCCGGTGACGGAGTCGCTGCCCGAGCTGGACGCGGTCGACGAGGTGGTGACGCCGAACGGGGCGATGTGGCATCGCTACAACCACGACTCGTACGGGGAGTCGCAGGTGGACGGGACGGGCTGGGCGGCGAACCACGGCAGCCGTACCGGCCGGCTGTGGCCGCTGCTGTCCGGCGAGCGCGGCGAGTACGAGCTGGCCGCCGGCCGGCCGGCGGCGAGCTACCTGCAGACGATGGCGAACGCGGGCGACGACGGGTTCTTCGTCCCGGAGCAGGTCTGGGACCGTCCCGCCCAGTTCGGGTTCACCTTCGGCGAGACGACCGGGTCGGCGGCGCCGCTGCTCTGGGCCGAGGCGCAGTACGTCCGGCTGGCCGTGTCGGTCGACGCGGGCCGCCCGGTCGAGCGGCCGGCCGCCGTCACCACCCGCTACGGAACCTGA